The Sporolactobacillus pectinivorans DNA window CGTATGCATTTATTCGATAACTTTGACAGAAAGATGCAAAATCAATTTACCTCTTTTACTTTTACCATTGACTAATCATAGATAGCCCATAAAAGCGCCACACCTTTAACACATTGTATAGCTCTACAGTCGCTATCATAAATGTTACTCATCCCAATCAATTTGTAGTTGCTTTAAGAAAGCTTCACGCTCTTTCTCAAGTTCAGGATCATGTTCCTCTGAGATAGGTGTTTTTTCATAAGAACGTTCTTCTAACCATTGTGGTGTTTTTTCTCTACTAATATATTGTCTTGAATCGACTGTATTTTTACTTTTAGCGTACTTTTTATTATAAATACGATTTTCAGGTTCGAATATAAATTCCAGATACTCTATTTTTCGTCCCTTTTTTGCTCTAACTTTATGTATCTTTAACGCTTTAAAAATATAACTGAGTTCATTAATAATGGGTTTTAATACATTCTTATTAATATCGGTCATTCGATACGATGTTGGAATATCTAATCGCTCTCTAAAATCATTTATTTTTATTTTTAAATAACCTGTATGTTTAAACTGCTTAAGTATTCTAAACATGTTTTTAGAATACGTTGATTTAAGCGTCGTCATTTCTTCTAGTTCAAATTTTGTAAAATTATTCGTAATTGAATTAAGTATATGCTTTAGATTAGGAGATGTTGAAATCTCTAAATATTGTTCCTTTTTATGAATTCTATAATGATTAAACAACACAAAGCGCTCTATGATATCGTCATCTTCATACTTAATTGTTAATTCCAACATTTTTTTATATACATCATCCAAATCTTTCACAAATCTACTAATATTACGTGTTTTAGGATTATAATTACTTAATTCTTTTAATTCATCAAAAGTCAGATGTAACGTGTAGGTGTCTTGTTCTTTTAACTTATTGCACATCGCAAAAAACAAATTAATTTCTATGCTTGTAAATTTTCTTAATGGGACGAGGTTTAGATCGTTTTTATATACAACTGTTTCACCAGACATTTTATTATCACTCCATCATTAACTACATCATATAAAGGAGTACTAAAAAAATGAATACTCCTTTATACCAATTGAATATAAGCATAAAACACTTTTATAGCGGCGTCAATGAATAAAAGGAGTGATTATATTTAAACTACTCCCTTTATGTGGCAAAAACACTCCTTTTATGTGGCAAAACTACTCCTTTTATGTGGCAAAACTACTCCTTTTATGTGGCAAAACTACTCCCTCTAATACCTTGAATCCATTGTCTCTCTAGGTATAAAACAATCCCTAAAAAGGTTTTAAAAATATTTATAAAAATATATTAAAAAGGGCGACGTTTATAAGACAGTAGTCACGATGAAAAAAGATTTGTAAATACCATGTTACATACATTTATACTTATACTGTTATTTATATGTGTATCATCACATCACTATTGTACAATTTAAAGTACGTTATAATGATTGAAGCTTTATGTAAAATAGGTATATTAATGATTTTAAAATTATTTTCGCTTCACAGAAATTGATTAAAACGTTAAAGCAAACCAAAACATGAAGGTAGTACAGTTTGGATTAATAAAAAACATCAACTCGAAGTATAGACGTATCTCCTAAGCATACATCTATAGAAAAAGATAAGTCTTATGATTATATTGGTGGATTTGAAAGTTTATTCATGAAAATAGAAAGGGAATAACTTTCTAATGTTGGACTAGTCCACATTTATGCATTCATCTTAATAAATACATAAATGAAGCAATTATTATTGCCCTCGTACCTATAAACGAGGGCTTATTTTTTTGACTTCGAATCATTAGAGAATCTAAAGCACAAAAATGATGATCCCTTCATCAATAATGATTAGAGGACTTATCATTTTTAATTTCATAGATTTAATAAACTTTTCAATCTATCATTTACTTCTATTACCTTTTCAGTTGTCGATATATCAAGATATCGATATGGACGAGCATGTATATCAACAGATTTAATTTGTGTGCAGTCGATAAAACCATTTATATGTTGATTTTTAGTCTTCACTAATACATCTGTTGGGTATCGCTCATCGTATCTTTTTGTAATAGGAATAACCCAAGCAAAACCGGAAACCTTATTAAATTCAGTATCACTTATGACTAAACAAGGACGATAGTTTCCTTTTTCAGTACCAATGACTGGATTAAAATCTAATTTAATTACATCATATAGATTTACCATAATTCACGTCCAACTGATTGACCCCAATCATACTTGTTATGATCATATTTGCCACCGCTTTCAACAAAATCTCTCCATTTTTCTTTAAAAGAATTGGGTTTGGTTAAAACAATTTGTCCTGATTTGACTTTTACTTCTATATCATCGCCAACTTTTAATCCTACTTGCTGTAATATATTTTTCTTTAAGCTAATTGCTTGTCCATTTCCGCTTTTATATATTTTCGCATATGTTGTTTTCATAAAATACGCCTCCGTTAGTATTTACATGTCTTTACATAAGTTATAGCATGTTTACATTGATTTACCATTATCTTATCCTGCTTCAAATTCAATATACGACACAATGCATCAGTGTTCATTGTTAAACTTAAATGAGTGAAACGTTTAGAAAATACTAAAAGTAAAAGATTATGAATAAGGCTAAGGCGATAACAGAAACACCTATCATATAGTTACAGAATATTTTGATTTTGATTCGATTAATTTTTGTCATTTTTATCACCTCATTTTATAGTTGAGGTAAGGGAGGAAAATATCCCTCGATTACCTAATGAATATAACTTAATATTAGCTTGAATGTCAGTTGGCATGCAGTAAAGGAGACAGTGCTTTTTTTATTGATTTTGAACATAAAAAAGATGACCATCGCAACAGTCATCTAAAGTACACTCTTCAGATATGCACCGCAATTTGATATTTATCATAACATGCAATTCATACTTAACGGACTTATATGGACGGCTGAGAGGGTTTAAAATTCAAATTCATATTGTTTTTTCTGCCGTCGACAATTTTATATATTTCAAACCGTGATTCGATGTTTCTGATGTCCTCAGCCACATATTTGAATATCTTTTCATTGATATCTTTCACTGTATACGTTTAACAAATGTTAAATATCAGTATGAACGCGGTCACTAAATTCAAAAAGAATTAATAAAAGAGGGACTTATTGATTTTACTTCAAAAATGGATAAATAACGTCTTTACATCTATATGTCTAAAATCAAGGATCAC harbors:
- a CDS encoding type II toxin-antitoxin system PemK/MazF family toxin; protein product: MVNLYDVIKLDFNPVIGTEKGNYRPCLVISDTEFNKVSGFAWVIPITKRYDERYPTDVLVKTKNQHINGFIDCTQIKSVDIHARPYRYLDISTTEKVIEVNDRLKSLLNL
- a CDS encoding replication initiation protein, with translation MSGETVVYKNDLNLVPLRKFTSIEINLFFAMCNKLKEQDTYTLHLTFDELKELSNYNPKTRNISRFVKDLDDVYKKMLELTIKYEDDDIIERFVLFNHYRIHKKEQYLEISTSPNLKHILNSITNNFTKFELEEMTTLKSTYSKNMFRILKQFKHTGYLKIKINDFRERLDIPTSYRMTDINKNVLKPIINELSYIFKALKIHKVRAKKGRKIEYLEFIFEPENRIYNKKYAKSKNTVDSRQYISREKTPQWLEERSYEKTPISEEHDPELEKEREAFLKQLQIDWDE
- a CDS encoding AbrB/MazE/SpoVT family DNA-binding domain-containing protein, producing the protein MKTTYAKIYKSGNGQAISLKKNILQQVGLKVGDDIEVKVKSGQIVLTKPNSFKEKWRDFVESGGKYDHNKYDWGQSVGRELW